From the Chitinispirillales bacterium genome, the window ATTATCACAGATACTCGTTTATCGACGACGGCGAAATAGAATCGTACAAAAAAATAAATGGGGTTCTGCACACCGTCCGCCCCATTGCCAGCAAACGATACGATATATACGTGCAAAACTATCGAGAATGCACCGTAATGAATACAAAACGTTTTGGAAAGCTTGTCCAGATTGAGGTCGGAGCGCTCTTTGTGGGACGAATACGTAACCTGCGCCGACAACAAAAAGATGTTTTCAAATGCGGACAGGAAAAAGGTATGTTCGAATTCGGCGGTTCCACAATTGTTATGCTTTTTCAAAAAGGCGCGGTCGCTATAGACGATGCTATTTATGAAAACACCGACCAAAACAAAGAAACCGTTGTGAAAATGGGAGATATAATCGGCGAAAAGTTTTCAGGACAGACGGAAAGGAAATTTGAATGAATACCGCAAACATCGGCATAGTTTTGTTTTTACTGACTGTGTTTACAGTTTACACAGGCGCCAATATTTACATAGCGAAGAAACTCCTTTTTCTGTGCGAGGCGTGTTTTAAGGTTAATATTGTCGTTTTCGTCGTCGTATATACGCTTATCGCACTTACCGCGCTCCTTAATTATATGCCGTTTCCGAGTACGATACGCTGGGCGCTGCGTTTGGCGGGTTCCTGCTGGATGGGATTCCTTTTCTACCTGCTTTTGCTGTTTGCGGTTACGGATATGTTGATATTAATCGTCAGAGCTTTGAAAGCGATTCCCGTCCCCGTTTTCAAAAACATACGCTTCTACACGGGACTTACCGTAATAGCGCTGAGTGCAGTACTGACGGTCTATGGAGTTATCAACGCAAACATTATCAAAGTAACAAAATACGATGTAAAGTTGCATGGAAAATTACTTGCGGATGGGGCGATGAATATTGTGCTGGTAAGCGATTTGCATCTAGGTGCGGCGCTTTCCGAAGGCAGACTTACCAAAATCGTCGAGAAGATAAACGGCCAAAATCCCGATTTAATCTGTATAGCCGGCGATATATTCGACGGCGACTATTACGCTATATCAAATCCCGACAAAGCAAGTACGCTCCTTAAAAACCTCAAGGCAAAATACGGCGTGTATGCTTGTCTGGGGAATCACGACGCGGGGAAAACGGCAGGCGAGATGGAAACCTTTCTTGAGGAAAGTAACATAAAACCGCTCAAAGACGGTTTTGACATCGTGGGAGAACAGCTTATTCTTATCGGACGGCTTGACCCCAGACCGATTGGCGGCTTCAAAGGAATGCGCAGAGCAAACCTTTCAAAGATTATGTCGCAAGTTGTTTCGCAACTGCCCGCCGCCGGTCCACGCACCGATGAAGAACAGACAAAACAGCCCTTACCGGTTCAAAGTATGCCTGTAATCGTAATAGACCACAACCCTCAGTCCATACCCGAGTATGCCGGCGCAACGGATTTGGTGCTCTCGGGGCACACACACAAAGGACAATTGTTTCCGGCGAATCTTGTTACGAAA encodes:
- a CDS encoding metallophosphoesterase yields the protein MNTANIGIVLFLLTVFTVYTGANIYIAKKLLFLCEACFKVNIVVFVVVYTLIALTALLNYMPFPSTIRWALRLAGSCWMGFLFYLLLLFAVTDMLILIVRALKAIPVPVFKNIRFYTGLTVIALSAVLTVYGVINANIIKVTKYDVKLHGKLLADGAMNIVLVSDLHLGAALSEGRLTKIVEKINGQNPDLICIAGDIFDGDYYAISNPDKASTLLKNLKAKYGVYACLGNHDAGKTAGEMETFLEESNIKPLKDGFDIVGEQLILIGRLDPRPIGGFKGMRRANLSKIMSQVVSQLPAAGPRTDEEQTKQPLPVQSMPVIVIDHNPQSIPEYAGATDLVLSGHTHKGQLFPANLVTKAMFVSDYGYYRQASDKTGFIVTSGAGTWGPPMRIATHSEIVNIYLH